Genomic DNA from Pseudomonas fluorescens:
GGTTCCACTGCGAGTTTCTCAACGTGGATACAGAGAAAATGTCCAAGTCCAGCGGGGAATTCCTCACTGTGGACTCGCTGGTCGACAAAGGCTACGACCCCTGCGCGTTCCGGTTGCTGGTCCTGGGCTCGCATTATCGCAGCGCCCTGGCTTTTTCATGGGAGGCTCTGGATGACGTCGCCACCGCATTGCAGAAAGCTCGGCGACGGATCAGCATTGCCCTGGATAACAGCAGCTCTCCCGGCGAGGCTTTTTCGGCAATGCATGCCGCGTCCTATCGAAGGTTCTTCGCTGCGCTCGAAAAGGACCTGCACACGCCAAGCGCCATGGCTGAGTTCTGGTGGGTGATCAAGACCAATGAACTGACTGAGCCGGAACGCATCGACCTGCTACGCAGTTTCAATGCGGTGCTGGACATCGGTTTATTCGACACTCAGGCCACCCGCCTGACATCGGAACAAAGCGACTTGATCGCGGCGCGTAACGTTGCCCGTAACGAAAGAAACTGGGCGGAATCCGATCGAATCAGGGATTTGCTACTAGCCCAGGGCATCAGCCTCAGCGACCTGAAGGCCTGAACGGTTTCAGTCGCTACCACGAAGGAACGACAGTTTGAATATCGAGCGTATCAGGCAACAGTTTCCGATTTTCTCCCTGGCATCGGCGAGGAACAGCGTGTTTCTCGACAGCGCCGCAGGTACCCAGATGTGCAAGCGCGCGCTGGAGGCGAGCGTCGAGGCCGCGATTGAAAACAATGCCAACCTGGGCGGCCATTTCTCGACATCGGTCATTGCAGAAAAAGCCATCGGCCAGGCGCGGTACGCAGCCGCCGCACTGGTCAATGCCCACTGTGCCGAGGAAATCGTGTTCGGCCAGAACATGACGACGTTGACATTTCATCTCTCCCGTTGCCTCGGGCGAAGCCTTGGCAAAGGCGATGAGATTGTCCTTACCCAGTCAGATCATGAAGCCAATATTTCGCCCTGGCTCGAATTGGCGAAAGACCTGGAGCTGAAAGTTCGCTGGCTGCCGTTCGATCCCCTTACCTACGGTTTCAGCATCGCCGACATGGACTCGATCATTACGGAGCGTACCAAGGTTGTCGCGTTGAGCTATGCAAACAACGTCACCGGCACGATCAATGATGTCGCCGCGGTTGCCGCACTGGCCAAGCGCAAAGGTGCAATGGTCTATGTCGATGCGGTTCAGTTCGCGCCTCATGGGGTGATCGATGTGCAGACCCTGGGGTGTGACTTCCTGGTGTGTTCCTCGCACAAACTCCACGGCCCCCATCACGCAATCCTCTGGGGTCGCCTGGCCTTGCTCGAAAGGCTCATGCCCTACAAACCTCGCCCCACTGCCGATAAGCCGCCCTATAAATTCGAAACCGGGAGCAAGAGCCGAGAGGCCATCGCCGGAATCCTGGGGGCCATCGATCATCTGGCATGGATCGGTCGCGAGTTTGGAACGTGCGGCGAGCAGACTGGCAAGCGACAGCAGATTGTCGCGGGGATGCACGCCATCGTCGAATACGAGCAGCGACTGGTGCAGTCAGCCCTGGAAGGATTGAGCAGCTTCAAAGGCGTTCATATCCACGGCTACCGAGCGTCACATGAACGGGAGCGCCGGGTACCGACCGTGTCCTTTACCCTGGAGTCGACACCCAGCGAAATGATTTCCCGGCGCATGGCCGAACAAGGCATTCGTCTCTGGCATGGTCATCATTTCAGCCCGCAGACCGTTCGCGCCCTGGGCATTGACGAGCATGACGGCGTGGCCAGGATCAGCCTTGCGCAGTACACCTCTCAAGACGACGTTCATCGTTTCCTGTCGGCAATGGATGACCTCGTTCGAATCATGCCCTGAGAACGCGATCGGACAGCGGATCGGCCAGCTTCAGCAATCGCAGCGAATGGCCTGGTCCGTCACGCGCTCCACCAGGCCGGTCAAGCGAAAGCCTTCATCGAGCCAGCCCATGACACCGCCGATCATCTCCTTGACCGGGTATCCCAACGTTGCCAGGCGCACCGCCGCCTTGTTCGCCCCGTTGCAATGGGGGCCGGCGCAATACACCACGAACAGGGTGGTCTTGGCATAGGCGGCCAGTGCCTGGGCGGTGAGCGTGCGGGTTGGCAGGTTGATCGCCCCGGGTACGTGGCCGCGTTCGTAGGCCAGTGGTCCGCGTACATCCACCAGCACAAAATCGACATCGCCGGCCTGTTGGCTGGCGTGAACGTCGGAACAATCGGTTTCGAATGTCAGGCGACGGCTGAAATGCTGCAGGGCGATATCGGAGGGGGCAGCAGGCACTTCGCGAACCAGGCTGGTCATGGGCGTGTACTCCAGGATAGATAAGGCGTGAAGAGACTTTATCCCCTCGGCGCTTACCGCTACAGTGGCGCACAAGACACTCTGTGGGAATTTTCCGCCAAATGCAGTCTCCCCCTGGTCTGGTCGCAATCCTCGCCTACGACGGCCTGTGCACGTTCGAATTCGGTGTCGCCGTCGAGATCTTCGGATTGGAGCGACCGGAATTCGATTTCCCCTGGTACACGCATCGGATCGTCGCGGTCGATGACGGCCCGATGCGTGCCATGGGCGGCTTTCAGGTATTGGCCGATGGCGGCATGGAACTGCTCGAAACCGCCCGGACCATTGTCGTGCCAGGCTGGCGCAACCGCAGAGAGCCACCGTCCCAGGCGCTGCTCGAGGCACTGCACAGGGCCCACGCCCGTGGTGCGCGCCTGCTGTCGATCTGCTCCGGAGCCTTCGTACTCGCTGCCGCCGGGCTGCTCGATGGCCTGGGCGCCACGACTCATTGGCGCTACACCGACGAACTGGCCGCAAGCTTTCCGGCCGTGCGAGTAGACCCGGATGTGCTGTACGTGGACTCAGGACAGGTCATCACCTCGGCGGGCAGCGCCGCCGGTATCGATGCCTGCCTGCACCTGGTGGCACGGGACTATGGCGTCCAGGTCGCCAACGCCGTGGCACGCCGGTTGGTGATGTCGCCGCAACGTACGGGCGGCCAGGCGCAGTTCATTCCCTCACCGGTCAGCCGCACGCCACGCAGCGACCTGTCGAGTGTCATGCAATGGGCCCGCGAACGCCTGCACGAACCCCTCGGGGTGCGCGAACTGGCCAGCCAGGCGGCCATGAGCGAACGCACCTTCCTGCGCCATTTCACCCAGGCCTGCGGCGTGTCGCCCAAGACCTGGCTGCA
This window encodes:
- a CDS encoding cysteine desulfurase-like protein — encoded protein: MNIERIRQQFPIFSLASARNSVFLDSAAGTQMCKRALEASVEAAIENNANLGGHFSTSVIAEKAIGQARYAAAALVNAHCAEEIVFGQNMTTLTFHLSRCLGRSLGKGDEIVLTQSDHEANISPWLELAKDLELKVRWLPFDPLTYGFSIADMDSIITERTKVVALSYANNVTGTINDVAAVAALAKRKGAMVYVDAVQFAPHGVIDVQTLGCDFLVCSSHKLHGPHHAILWGRLALLERLMPYKPRPTADKPPYKFETGSKSREAIAGILGAIDHLAWIGREFGTCGEQTGKRQQIVAGMHAIVEYEQRLVQSALEGLSSFKGVHIHGYRASHERERRVPTVSFTLESTPSEMISRRMAEQGIRLWHGHHFSPQTVRALGIDEHDGVARISLAQYTSQDDVHRFLSAMDDLVRIMP
- a CDS encoding rhodanese-like domain-containing protein, giving the protein MTSLVREVPAAPSDIALQHFSRRLTFETDCSDVHASQQAGDVDFVLVDVRGPLAYERGHVPGAINLPTRTLTAQALAAYAKTTLFVVYCAGPHCNGANKAAVRLATLGYPVKEMIGGVMGWLDEGFRLTGLVERVTDQAIRCDC
- the ftrA gene encoding transcriptional regulator FtrA, with protein sequence MQSPPGLVAILAYDGLCTFEFGVAVEIFGLERPEFDFPWYTHRIVAVDDGPMRAMGGFQVLADGGMELLETARTIVVPGWRNRREPPSQALLEALHRAHARGARLLSICSGAFVLAAAGLLDGLGATTHWRYTDELAASFPAVRVDPDVLYVDSGQVITSAGSAAGIDACLHLVARDYGVQVANAVARRLVMSPQRTGGQAQFIPSPVSRTPRSDLSSVMQWARERLHEPLGVRELASQAAMSERTFLRHFTQACGVSPKTWLQHERLARARELLESSGDNTDNIAQLCGYRSVESFRVAFRNVVGLAPSVYRERFGRG